The sequence CTGTGGATGGCCTCTTACCCCCAGCAGGTGTCCCACAAGCACAGAAAAGCCAATAGACAGGGCAGCAGACCCCAGTCGCCCGTTTCTCCTCTCATCGGTCACAGCGAACACACAAACCACAAGCTGCAGAGTCAGGAATATTTCTATGGTTGTGGCCATTCCCATACTGATGCCAGGCTGAAGCTGaaatcatacaaacacacatgcttatcCGAGTATACGAACACATAAATGGCAGCTCTATGATTTATAACATCAATCAATCAGACAAACCATTACGCCACTTACCGTATTCAAGGCCAGGTTTCCTCTCATATTGGTTGGCGTGACCCCATAAAGCACAGCGGCGCCAGCCAATGCACCCAAGCACTGAGCACAGATGTAGAAGAATGCACGAAACAGGGACATCTGGGAGCCAATCAGGTATGCGAAAGTGACCGCCGGGTTGATGTGGCCACCGCTGATGTGGCCAATGGATTGGATGAACGTGGCAGCTGCCAGTCCAAAGCAGAAAGCCACTTGAAGCACATTGTGTGGCCCGGTGGTCCAGCGGAGAGCGGCTCCCAGCCCAAAAAACACAAAGAACATGGTGCCGTAAAACTCGGCAAACACAGCCCGCCAAAAAGACATGGACCGGAACTCCCACATGGCTGCAAAAAGTCAACAGAAGCAATGCAAAGGGATGAAAACGAAGGGATGAAAGTCACCAAAAAAGAAGAGCAGGTCTGGATGTGATGCCTTTGGTTTTTTTGTggatggagacacacacacacacaaaaaaacaaaggcGTGTGAACTATGGAAAAATAGGCATAAATGCTTCTACAAGCTACAAAGAAGTTGGCATGAAAGGCAGTCCTGCTTCACAAGACTGAAATCATCGGTCCTGTTGGTTTTTGTCATAAAACCTTGAGTTTGAAACTGGCTGGTGGTCTCTGCATCTATGAGGAAGTTCTAGATGAGGTTTAATAAAGGAACACTGATTGACAAGTGATGAGCATGTCCTGCAGACATTCAGCCTCTCTGATGGGGAAGCGTGAGGCCACAGGGGTATTTATAACAGCCGTGACCCTCTGTGACAGTGTAATCCTTTGGCTGAATTGTGGGAGGGGGCTGAGGACAATACAACAAatcgaattaaaaaaaaaagagaaaaacagaacCCCTTTCTGTCCTGCTACTCATTTCAACTCATGCACATGTGGTAAACCTAAACTTCTTTTGCATTGTGCATAATTGTAAACAAAGTTTAGATTCCCATctaaatattttactgtatttatttacataaaaagaacagtttaaaaacaaatgatcTGAAACTAGAGGTCATAAATAGATCAAATTTGGTGAAGGGAAATAGTGTATTTATTAGATGTGGGAAGATGTTGACATTAAGAGGATCAGCCACAGAGGACTAGAGTTCCATCCCAGCCCGTGATGGGGAACAGTGTTGGGAACTGCCTCTTCTCTAGCCCCAGCTACAACACCAGGGCCCCTAAAAGGGTCCAGAGCCCTTCACAGTGTGGATTAAGTGCTGACACAAAGAAACAATCCCTCTCATACAACAGAAGGAGGCCTCACACGGATGTAATCATCATACCTAAAACACCACATGCAGGACAAAACAAGTGTATGGTTTTTTTGTTGTTCAAAATTGCAATGCCTTGTGGCTGAAGAGGTGGATGAAGGTAATACAtcaatgtattaaaatatttttataccaATCTGTAATGAACCTATTATTTAATTGCATGATAACTGCTGCACATTTGTGTTGCATTGAATCACACAACTTCTGGCATCTATAAACTGGTATTTAAGTCAAAAAAGGACAAACTCTCTCCCACAGGTCCTGTGGATTTTTAATGTCACCCCATGAGATTTCATTGGGTTGAGATCAGGGGATTGAGCTGGCCACTCCATTACCTCACTCATTTTTGCCTGAAACCAAATAACCAAGTTATTAACTTGTGgtcattattttgtttaaacaCCCATTTCAGGGGCATTTCCTTTTTGGAACAGGGGAACGTAATCTTTTTAAGTGTTCTGATGTATTCAAACTTATCCATGATGCCGGTAAATGATAAATAGGCCCAACGCCACAGTATTAGAAACATCCCCATGCCACGATTTTTCCTACGACTGTGCTTCACAGTGTAATGAAACTTCAATTTGATTCCTGAGGTTCGTCTGATTTACTGTCAATGACTACTGGAGCTGAAAGAAACTGTTTTACTCTTATCAATCCACATTTTTCTTTGGGTCATTCGATGAGTTTCTTGGTAAATTTGATCAGATTCttctacaaatgtttttttttttcacaatgctGCTTTTGGAGGCCTCCTGCAGAGCTTCCGTCTTGGCTTGATTTTTGCCTTTATATTATTCTTTGATCcgatttaactgtttttgcttgttttaatccTCAGTTTCAGTTTTTGTCACCACTATAAAGCATTTACAAATGATTTGAGATTATCAATTTATAATTTGCTGCACTTCTTTTTTCCCTATTGCACTTTTTCGCTTCTCAGATCAACTTTTACTTAAACTACACTCTTCTTTCATTATTGTTCATCGTTTGGATTGACCCATTTTATATCATAATtcagaaatatatttaataacaatgTAACACATAGCTGACCATGAAGAATAAATTCGTTCACAGAATATGCACGGCTACCCTTTCAGTTACCCACAACAAACAGCACACATGAAATAACAGTGGGATTTGTTGATTTTCTATTACATTACACAATCATTTGCAATGCCATACTATTACAAATGTTCTAATAACTGTGATTAAAATGCGTGATGGTGTTTTATCACAACTGCATATAATTATTTAATCActgacatattttttttacaaatttgcattaaaaaatttGCCATTTTTATATTCAAAAGAACACACTGTTTAAACTTTTGAATagttaataaatctatatttgaacattttactcaaaccaatAGATAAACGTTGTAAACCTAGAGAAACTGAGCATATTAAAGTTGCTTCTTTAATGTACACCTGCTTTTAAAACCATTAAGGCTGTATCTGCATTAAAGAGTGACTGTCTCCAGCACACAATAAAGGCTTTGCCGCAGCACCTCTACTTTACTCACGGCAGAGCCAGTTGGTTCTGTGCAGAAGTGATTAGGCAGAGTTTTACATTGTGTGTGCTGGCAGGTCCGCTGGCTTGAGGCCCAATAAAGCTCTGGAAATCCATGTTTGACGGCAGGAGGTGATGGCGGGGCGGGGGACACGCTGAGCCCTCTGCTCTGGGCAACCACAGACAGCTATAGTCTAGTGAATGGATACTGCTTCGCTTGTGTATTTGCTCTTTCATTTGGGATGAACTAAAATGCTGGCAGCAACAGTTTCTGTTGCCTTCTTTGATTCTTTGATTTTTGTGGTGCCTTTGTTTCAAATGATAAGGCTTTTGTATGCAGAAGCCTGAAAACTTGTAAATTTACACCAGAAATTCAGGTGTGCATTAGTGAACTACAACAATAACATCATCGGATTGCAAGTCCTTTCAGTCCTAATTCTATCACTAATCACGACATCATAAAAGATGAAGCACACCCTGCACATTATGAAACAATCAAGATACCTGCCCCCTCAATCTCAAATTTCATATTTGGCAAGTTACCCGCTCAGGCAAGATGCATTTGTTGTGAAAACAGGGGATTCTGGTTTGCTTGCCGTAGTTCTGCACAGGCGGCTCAGAGTCACCAACACTGTGTATGTCTATTGTGGGCAGGATTACCCCACGCCACTGCCTGCTCATGTGTCTGTAAGCCACCTTTTGTCGCACAGGAGAGACAGATTAAAACCGCTTGCGTGAGGACTTTTCTATTACCTCCAGTGCAAACTGCTGACACCAACACAACCCTCCCCGACCTCCCACACAGACACTGTCTTAAACAAAACACTAGATCCACTCAGGGCAAACTCAACCTATAAAATAATCCAGGTCTCACAGATCTAATCATTCTGTCCCTCCAGATGCATCGATTACATCTCCATCTGCTGATTTCTGATATCTCATATCTCAGATATCAAGGCGCACATGGTTTCATTCTGAAATCATCTGTTTTTAACATCATGAACACAATATGACTGAATATGCAGTATCATACCTAAAAACAAATGGAAAATATCAAGATTtagacacacacaaaatcacattTGTGCTTTGAAAGTtgaagcaggggcgtagcaaccagggcggattcatccccctcacttttagagaaagaccatttagaaacaggtgattaataattatatgaatgtaaacttttggatctcatacagctgtccccccgcAGTACTGTCCTGGGTAAGTTATTTTACACCCAAAAAAGTTTACATATAGTTCAAAAGACAAAAACCATGGCTGAATTTATTCAAACAACCCCCTGCAAAGGTTTACATATACCCTTGGTTTTTAatgtgatatttttttctgctttggGATGGTTGTTTGTTCTGAACAAACTGTTCTCTAACCACTTGTCAAATATACAACATACAAAGTGCTCCTCAACAAAGGTTAGTTCAGTCTTTTGATTACACATGCTGATGAGAAGTGTGGTTTCTGAAAGCACTGGGCTTTCAGTCCAAATTATCTTAAATGTTGAGACACTGATGATCCTGTTCACCActgaactgaagaaaaaaataaattcacaaagaTTCTCCTGCAATGGCTGAAAGGCTTGGCCATTTGGTCTGTTTGGGTGCTGTTGCCTGCTGTTGGAGGGTTTCCTTTTACAACAGCTCTCCCTTTTGTAAAGTCAATGAAAACTGGAAAGTCAGGCTAGCAATTAAATAGGGTTCGTCAGATAGTTAAGGAAATTGTCACTAGGTGCTACATTAAAACCAATAACTGGGAAGAATCTGAAAGTGCTATGAACGCATActtccactgaaaaaaaatgattcattggatttacaaaaaatattttaaggtagGCTTAGTGGACGCAAACgttttatatgggctgaatttaaacaaatgaaacttagtaatgttcaaattaatttgtttaaatttcagcccatataaatggtttgcaaccacttaaaaacattttaaatccaaTGAATCGTTTTGTAagtgtaatactgtaaaataaccaATATACTAcagaacataaacaaatacagacAAAGCATCACTCCACTGTTGAACTTCGAAGGACCGCTTCTTCCTGTCTAAGATGTCTGAAAAACCACATTACAAACCGTCAGGATGATCAGGAAACTGCATTCGACTCTACCTGATGGCTGAGGAAACGTgtaagtttgttttttaaaaatacatttctagGATGTTTGTTGAATAACTGCTGATATTCATGAATTGTTGAACAGGCTTTAGGCCAAACGTAGACAACCATAAGCAAGCAGGAAAACTGGTCTCACCGCGTCCAATTCCAGAGAAAACGTACAACACAACAACTGAACTAATAATAGCCAGCTAGCTTAGCCTGTTCTTTAGGCCTATATTTTCCCATTTCGTTCGATATTAATATCTTAAGTAACTTTTTGACATCAGTCTGATTATATGATGGACATGGTTATACTCACAGAAGACATCTAAGTCAACAGTAAAACGATGCGAGCTAATTTACTTGAGACGaacgtttttttttctcattttttattGAACGATGACTTGTTGAACCTTGACATTAagtgaaatgtgtttttttgtacAACTAAATCCCAGTTTTCTTAAAGTTAGTCTGTTGCCTTACTTTTGACTCATAGTAGTTTGAAAGTGTTATCCAATATTAGGCTCTTAACAGCTAACCGATTTCTTGGCCTTCAAACAAAAGCAGTCATGTTGAACATAATTCCAATCAAGGTCTGTTTGTCAAAAATGGGTCTACAGCTTCATCTAGTGGCGAAACCACGGTAGTTCGGTTTCATGAgcttggaacaaaatgttcctgTACTTCTGCAGGCCATTTTTGAAGGAGATTCCAAAGAGGAATGctcttatttactgtaaaattggaCAATATGCCCTTATTACAGGACAAgtctataataatattaacaattctGCCAAGTGTTCATGATAAACAATTAGATTAAAGGGTTACATGGTTTAACTTAAAGATTATGTGCAAAAAAATCCTCCATAAGGGTACAAGAAGGGTTcatatttgaattattaaaataatttcacttaataaacaaacaatacagtAAATGATCCTGATTTACATACAAGCACAGGACAAAGAATTTCTTATGTTGTTTAGAGACAGTTTATTAGAAATATGTAGACAAAAAACCTCACTGCATTTAACAAACTGAAatttttaaccctgaaatgacaGGTCACAATATTGTTTTCATCTTTTAGTCACACCTGCATTGATATTAAGAGTGCAAACACAAATTGGTCATATATTGATAAGTTACCCTTTTGTTCTGTACAGCGGTGAGGCATACGCTTTTCTAAATCACTTCTCTTTACATATATGGAAGAAACCAGTGTACAATTGCCTGCTACACGTCTAAGTGTGATACAAAACAACAAATACTGACTGCCAACCTGAAATAATTTCATCAAGCAGCGTGTACAGACAGGACTATGTACTTTGAACATGTTGGATTGACACAAACCTATCCGAGGGTCAAAACTGCAGCTAAAACGCATAAAACGGTAGTTTATCAATGAATCAGTGCAAGAGTTTGAATATGCCGTTCTGATTTCAAATGCAGCACTAGTGAAAACCAAATGTCTCTGCTGGCATTTGCAAAGAAGAAGCATTGATTTAAGACAGTGCTTCCTTCGCTCAAGAAATCAGGGcctgaacaaaaaaagaagacagaattaaataaaatttacagtttgaaagagagggagaaggcagaatacgtcattttgtgtccTTTTTCCATTACTACAAATTACAATGTATACATTACATAACCCCACTGACATTGAGGAAAAAGCCCAAGGCTGTAAAAGCCATTGAGTAAACGGACCAAAAATGGTGTCCACAATACATCATTGAGAGCTTGTAATTGTCCATGCAGAACAAAAAAGTTAAGTGTATTGTTGAGGGGCCGAGTTGCCATCAACACAACAGTAAAAACTCATCCCTTTGACTTTCGGCAGAAAGACCttaaaaaacagttttgaaaacGATGCAGTTTTTTATGACTACCAACTCAAACTTAGTCTCTCTTCATTTAAGTGTTACGTGAAAATTCTTGCTTCTGTCGTGACAGATCCTGTTCCTTCACTCAAGGTCTGGCATTTctgaaaatatacaaataaaaaaaacattttaataaaattacatttataacttAAGTGTACAtttataacttatatatatacatacatacatatacagttgaagtcagaattattagcccccgtttatttttttccccaattctaaacataatagttttaataactcatttctagtaactgatttacttatctttgccatgatgacagtaaataatattttacaagatatttttcaagacacttctatacagcttaaagtgacatttaaaggcttaactaggttaattaggttaactaggcaggttagggtaattagacaagttattgtataacgatggtttgttccgtagactatcgaaaaaaatgtagcttaaaggggctaataattttgaccttaaaatgttttaaaaattaaaaactgctttttattccagccgaaaataagactttcttcagaagaagcaatattatcagacatattgtgaaaatttctgttaaacataatttgggaaatgtttaaaaaagaaaaatcaaaggggggctaataattctgacttcaactgtgtgtgtcatatatatatatatatatatatatatatatatatatatatatatatatatatatataaaacgacattataacctataatcaatcaaattttttcaggtcaatttttttcaaaCACTTTCCCTACCGATCTGTTAAGGCCTATTTAAACTTCTGCATTGAACGCACAGGTGTGGTTCAGTGTCATGAGAAATCAAGTCCCCCTTGACAATTGGGTCCGCCTAATGATTTAAAACTATACTGATGTACAATTGAAGGCATGTCTTGTGGCATGGATAATTTCTCTTTTGTGCTTTTACCCGCACACCTCTCAACTACACTTCGCACATTTGCACTAcactgatgatgattggaagctgcaccagagataaaatatttgtttagaaTAAGATTCAAGAAACACActgtttaaaatatcatttacagGATATCTAAGAGTTAATTTAGAAGAAATAGtgtttattttctacttttaatatgaaaaacacttaaaataataaattttttaattaatttttacttcAAAAAAATGACTGTTGGTttcaggcaatgtgtgttttaatttcagtcattcagtgttgatgttcaataaataatcatagatagtaggtAGTGTGcgtttcattcaattattttaaaatcaagtattgCACCCTTTATTCTGAAATCTCTCACtggtaatatgtgagcatatgtaatgtacaaaacttatcagtgaactattaaggcaaaaaaaaaaaaaaaaaacatttaaatgttcattaatcgtaatagagttaaaatattatattaatcgagtttttgattttaggccaaatcacccagcctttatatatatatatatatatatatatatatatatatatatatatatatatatatatatatatatatattagtaagaACAGATAAC comes from Danio aesculapii chromosome 23, fDanAes4.1, whole genome shotgun sequence and encodes:
- the mipa gene encoding major intrinsic protein of lens fiber a yields the protein MWEFRSMSFWRAVFAEFYGTMFFVFFGLGAALRWTTGPHNVLQVAFCFGLAAATFIQSIGHISGGHINPAVTFAYLIGSQMSLFRAFFYICAQCLGALAGAAVLYGVTPTNMRGNLALNTLQPGISMGMATTIEIFLTLQLVVCVFAVTDERRNGRLGSAALSIGFSVLVGHLLGMYYTGAGMNPARSFAPAVLYRNFINHWVYWVGPMIGAAIGALLYDFMLFPRMRGLSERLAVLKGNKPTEAEAQQETRGEPIELKTQAL